AAAAATAAAATTTAAGTCTGCGTTTTATCTGCCTATTCGAACAAGACTCTAGGCCAATAAACGAGACAATACTTGAGGTTAAACCATGTCTACTAATTTACTAGCCAATCTTTGGAACGATGCGGATGCGTCCCTAATGTCTGAGCCAGAATTATTGCAATATCGATCAAACTTGCTTGGTTCTGACATGCGCGTGACGAATTACGGTGGCGGCAATACCTCAGCCAAACTTCAAATGAATGACCCACTGACAGGACAAACTACTTCTGTTTTGTGGGTCAAAGGCTCTGGAGGGGATATTGGCTCCATGGGGCTGGAAGGTTTCTCAACACTTTATATGGATAAACTGAATCAGCTTTTGCCACTTTATCGTGGTGTCGAATTTGAAGACGAAATGGTCGCGTATCTTCCCCATTGTACATTCAACCTGAATAGCAGAGCGGCAAGTATCGATACGCCTTTGCATGCCTATTTGCCTTATCTGCATGTTGACCACCTGCATCCAGATGCAGTAATTGCTATTGCTGCAAGCAAAAATAGCCAACAACTTACAAAGGAAATTTTTAACGGTGAAATTGGCTGGCTTCCTTGGCGCCGTCCTGGATTCCAACTGGGCATGGACTTACATAAAATTGCCACGGAGAATCCACATCTGAAAGGTGTGGTACTTGAAAGTCACGGACTATTTACCTGGGCTAACGATAACAAAGAATGCTACCTCAATTCATTAAACATCATTAACAAAGCACAAAGCTGGTTAGAACAAAAAAGTGCTGGCAAAGCCACATTTGGTGGCGAACGATTTACCTCTTTGTCTGAAGACAAGCGTCGTCAAGTTGTTGCCCGCTTAATGCCACTGATTCGCGGCAAAACCAGTAAAAAACAACGTCAAATTGGTCACTTCAATGCTTGCGATGAAGTACTACAGTTTGTTAACTCTATGGATTTGGATCGTCTGGCAAAATTAGGCACTTCTTGTCCAGATCATTTCTTACGAACCAAAATCCGCCCTTTTGTGGTGGCTTATGACCCTCAAAAAGATAACTTGGATGAAGTCATCAAGTCCCTAGATAAAAGCTTGGCTGATTATCGTGATGACTACGCCGGGTACTATCAACGCTGTAAACACGACAACAGTCCAGCCATGCGCGACCCAAACCCTGTCATTTATTTGATTCCAGGGGTCGGTATGTTGTCCTTTGCAAAAGACAAAGCCACAGCACGAATTGCCGGTGAATTTTACGTGAATGCCATTAATGTAATGCGCGGCGCCGATAGTGTTAGTGAATACGTTGGCTTACCTGAACAAGAGGCCTTTGATATTGAATATTGGCTGTTAGAAGAAGCAAAATTGCAGCGTATGCCGAAGCCCAAATCCTTAGCGGGTCACATTGCCTTGGTCACAGGCGGCGCTGGTGGCATTGGTTTAGCAACCGCAAAACGACTCGCAACAGAAGGTGCCAACATCGTACTGATGGACATTGATGAAGAAGCATTGACCGTTGCTAAAAATGAATTGTCCAACGAATTTGGCAAAGATTGCGCTGCAAGCATCAAAATGGATGTGACTCAGGAAGAGGATGTTGTTCAAGCAGTAAAACACTGTGCTCTTGCGTTTGGCGGCTTGGATATAGTGGTCTCCAATGCTGGCATTGCCTCTTCTGCCCCGCTAGAAGAAACCTCGCTTGAACTATGGAATAAAAATCAAAGCATTTTATCAACAGGGTATTTCCTAGTTGCACGAGAAGCCTTTAGCTTGCTTAAACAGCAAAACATGGGCGGCAATATGGTGTTTATCGCCAGTAAAAATGGTTTGGTTGCCTCTGCCAATGCTAGTGCCTATTGTGTCGCTAAGGCAGCGGAAATCCAGCTTTCTCGATGTGTTGCGCTTGAAGGCGCACCTCTTGGCATTCGCTCTAACGTGGTAAACCCCGACGCGGTTCTGCGCGGTTCAAAAATCTGGACCGGTAAATGGAAAGAAGAGAGAGCAAGTGCTTATCAACTGTCAACAGATGATCTGGAAGAGCACTATCGTCAACGCAGTATGTTAAAACTGAACGTGCTACCAGAGGACATTGCAGAGGCCATCTACTTCTTTGCCTCAGCCGCCTCTGCTAAGTCCACTGGCAACATTCTTAATGTGGATGCGGGTCACGCGCCATCCTTTACTCGCTAACACATTAATAAATAACATTGAACAAGAACCGACTAAATAAGAAAGATAAAAGGATTCGATCATGACTCTATTAATTGATCAAAACTTGTTACAAGAACAAAACACTAAAACAGCATCGGCACTAAACACAGATTACAACGCACTTGCAGAGAAGTTAGGCCGTTCAGGTATTCAAATTGACACCATCTTAGAGCAAGCAAAACAGTTTTCAGTCGCCCTTCCTTCTTGGGGCGTCGGCACAGGCGGAACTCGTTTCGCTCGCTTTCCAGGCCAAGGTGAACCTCGTAATATTTTTGAAAAGCTCGATGATTGCTCAGTTATTCAGCAACTTTCTCAAGCCACACCAGCAGTCTCATTACACATTCCTTGGGACAGACCAAAGGACCCAAAGGAACTACGACAATATGCTGAGCAATATGGCCTGCATTTCGATGCAATGAACTCCAATACGTTCCAAGATCAAATTGGTCAGAAGGAGTCATATAAATTTGGTAGCTTGACACACACCAATAAAGCAGTGCGTGAACAAGCCATTGCTCATAACATTGATGTGGTGGAATTGGGTCAAAAACTTGGATCGAAAGCACTAACTGTCTGGGTAGGAGATGGTTCTAACTTTCCGGGTCAACAGGATTTCAAAAACAGCTTTAGTCATTATTTAGACAGCATCAAGACGGTTTATAACAGCTTACCTAATGATTGGAACATGTTGCTAGAACATAAGATATTTGAGCCAGCCTTTTACTCAACTGTGATTCAAGATTGGGGCAGCAACTATCTGGCCGCCAAAGAAACCGGCGAACGCTGTTTATCCTTGGTGGATTTAGGGCACCATGCGCCAAACGTTAATATAGAAATGATCGTTAGTCGGCTAGCACAATTTGGTAAGTTAGGTGGTTTCCACTTTAATGACAGTAAATACGGCGATGATGATTTAGACAGCGGGTCAATCAATCCCTATCAGTTGTTCTTAATTTTCAACGAATTAACCAACATACGCGCTCAAAATCCTGCTTACAGCCCTTTCTATATGTTGGATCAGTCGCACAATGTAACCGATCCCATAGAGAGTCTGATGTACAGTGCAGCTGAAGTACAACGTGCTTTTGTAAAAAGCTTACTTGTCGACCGCCAAGCACTATCTCAGTATCAAGAAGATAATGACCCCATGATGGCACAAGCTACTCTAAAAGCAGCATATAACCTAGATGTCGAGCCAATACTGCAAATGGCCAGACAACAAAAAGGTGGAGCCATAGACCCCATTGCATGTTATCGACACAGTAAATATCGCCAAAGATGTGCTAAGCAACGTCCTATTGACCCAAATTCAAGCGGATCAGGCATAGTGTAACAGGAGAAATTAAATTGCCTGGAAAGTACTAACCTCTACTATTTCAGGTTCACAAATACGAAATTTAGGCTCTGCGTTGTGCTCCCGGGCCGGTATTATTCCTCTCATAAAATCTTGCGTCGGTGTCTGGATAAAAAAAGCGTTTGTCGCCGTTTTTATCCAGACCATGCATCTTATCCCAACCATAGATATGATCATCCAAATAACACTCAATAAAAGCGGCATAGCCTATCGCATCAGGATCAGCATAACGGCCATCATGGAAATCTTTGGTCGGATGCCAAGGCCGACCTAATGCATAAGAACCCACTTTAACATCAATATTTTCACGAACAACACTACATCGTAGAAAAACCAAACCAACTTCATTTAGCTTTGAAGTACTGGGTGCTGACACATAACCCATTACCTTTGAGGTGGTTGGGTACGCCTTACAAACCAACTCACACTTTTCAAATAACGCATGGCCTGAACCAAATATAAAATCTATGTTGCCTTTAATCACACACTGCTTCAGCTGACTTTTTCCGCCTAAGGTACAAAAAGTATCTTGAAAACTATCAAGGCACAGGTGTTCAAGCTGAATATCTTTACTATTTTCCGTTAACAATAAAGCAACCGCTTGAGGGTGATGAATTTTAGTTGAGTCAGAAACTTGTTTTTTGACATTGGCGATATAATCCCAACGATTTGAGATGCTAAGGTGCTTTACAGAGACTTGCTGAGCATTTATTGCAACAATTCGACTGCCAAGTGTACTCACCAGTTTCCCTGAATCTTTCAGCATACCGGCACATATAGATTCATAAATATGAGTTTTGTCTTTTCCCGCACCTATGATCTCAACATGATCTCGCGAGATAGAAAAAGACTCTTGGTACTCTCCTGCCGCCAGATAAATACGATATAAAGAATCATCTTGTGGCGCTGCATCCAAAGCCTGTTGGATCGAAGTAAATGCTCCCATCTTGGCTTTTGGTGATACCCAAGCATGATAATTTTCCATCGCTTAACCTCGCAGTCGTTTGATGTTATTCAACAAAGCGCACCATCAACTAAAAAAGGAAGGACAAATGCCCTTCCCTTTTAAATTCTGATCCAAGGATTTGAAATCGCTAGTCGCTATTCTATTAAAGAGCGAACATAGGCTTCAATTTCAGGACTTTGTCCATTTTCAAACAAGCACTGCTGGAAACGCTTGCCTGTTACAGCCGTTGTCACTAGCTCTGGATCCATGGCTTTTAGGGTATCAAGGTAATTATCCTTCATTGTTGCGGCTTTTACTTGGTTCAAAATACCCGCATTACGAACCTGAGGTTCTTTACGTTCAACTGGATACCCTTCACCACGCGGCCCTGTAAAGGCTTTCTCAAAAATGTAACGTGCGTTTAATTCCGCTGCCCAACCAAAGCCTTTAGCAAACGCCATCGCAATGGCATTGCCATTATTAATTTGATTAAACAAAAAGGCGTCCGAAGGCTCCAAGCAATATCCACATACCACACCAGGATGTGCATTTAGAGACATCATGGCACCTTGACCCGTCCCACAGCCCGCAACGACAAAATCGACCGCTTTGGCATTAAGTAAAATGCTGGCCATAATACCAAGGTGAATGTAGGTAAGATGATGATCCTTTTCATCGCTCATACCCACGTTATAGACATCATGATTCAAGCCGCCTGCAACATCATTTAATTGCTCAAGAATGATTGCATTCTTGCCGGCCTGGCTGTTTTCCATCATTAGTGCAATTTTCATATCAAGAATCCTGTTTTTTATAGTAAGAGTCTTCTAGACCCAGAAAGTCTTTGCGCATAGGAGTGAAGTTGTCCAGCAATATGCCAGGCTCTAAACACACGCAACCATGCATCACATTTGGCTCTTTATAGAGTGTGTCGCCTTGGCTCACGATGCGTGTTTCATCACCAATGGTAAATTCAAATTTGCCCGAAAGAACATAGGTTAGCTGCTCGTGAGGATGATTGTGTAACGGCCCCACTGCGCCTTTTTCAAAGTGTACTTCAACAGTCATGATGTTATCTGAGTACGCCATAATTTTGCGAGAAACGCCGTCACCTAAGTCTTCAAGTGGGACTTCTTTATTGTAAACAAACATAGGATAGCTCTTAGTATTCTTGTTTTAGACTCAGATACTATAGCAGCCAAACAAAACATTATTCAATATTTTATGAAAAAGCGTTTCAATTAATTCTTAAAAACAAATGTATCTTAAGATTAAATCTGAAATGGTAAGGTGAGAACACAAGCAATCAATAAGATAAGATCGATAAATGAACTTGTCTAAATCTCCATCCATTGTTTATTGGCAGAGAAGCATGATTATGCGCGGCCATAGAAAAAACATAGCCGCGTTAATGGTAAGGATGGAGGATTAGGCGGCTTTTACGTAACCCAGTTTTTCTGACACTTGTGCTGCCGCTTCTTTTAACAAACTGGTGTAAGTCTCAAATTTTTCTTGAGTATAACGCAAGGTTGGAAAAGACAAGCTCAAACCCGCCACCACATTACCTAAGCGATCGTATATAGGAGCAGCAATACAACGTAACCCTTCTTCTTGCTCCTCATTATCCATGCCAAAACCCTGCTTTTTCACTTCTTCCAATTCCACCAAAAGGGATTCAATGGAACGATGTGTTTTCGCAGTGGATGGAACGAAGTCAATGCCTTTAAAGATTTCACGAATGTAGCTTTCAGGACGTTCAGCCAGTAAAACTTTACCAATTGCCGTTGAATAAAGTGGATTACGACCACCAATACGAGACTGCATACGTAAATTATACTGAGCATCTACCTTGTAGATGTACATAATGCTGTCATGATCACGAATACCTAGGTGCAAAGCTTCTTTTGTCAGCTCACCTATACGCGTCATATGAGGTTCTGTTAGAGACACTAAATCTACGTGCTCCAAGGCTTTTGCTCCAGTCTCAAAGAGCTTCAATGTCAAAGAGTAACGATCGTCTTCCCCTTCTTGACTGACAACTCCTAACATTTTCATAGTTTGCAGAAAACGATATACGGTACTTTTAGAGGTCATGACCTTTTGTGAAAGCTCAGTCACACCTGAAGACTTTTTCTCGGCAAGGGCATTCAGAATAGCGAAAACCTTCATGACTGAAGAGACGGGTTCAATTTGTTGATGGCTATTTTCTTCTTTCGACATAAGCTTCTTCTTCGAACATCAATGGTTTCATTTTTTTTGAAATGTAATTTTGCGATTATAGTGTAAATTCTCAACAAGTAACATCCCTATTAGTTTTACTCATTTTATGCAGGCTAGATGAGAAAAACCTTTCTCGCCATTTTTTTGAATAAATTAAAATTATTTTCGAAACAGCTTTTCATTTTTTGTTGACAGCATCAACTCAAACTTTATATTATCAATTTCAAATGATCCTCATTACCTGTCGACCTTTTCGACCATTAACAAAAATAAGAGAGGGATACATGCCACTCGGTCAGCTTTTATCATTACCTTTTAAGCATGCTAAAGATGCTAAAACGGGTGCAAGCATCTCACAAATTACGCCAGACAACTTTATTTGTAACCGAAATTATTTTTATCAAAAATGCTTCACAAATGATGGCAATAAGTTGTTATTGGCAGGAAATTTTGATCAAAATCGCAATTACCACTTGTTTGACCTTGAGGAAGAAACAGCACTACAACTTACCGAAGGCAGCGGTGACAATGTCTTTGGTGGGTTCTTAACCAGCCAAGATGACGCGCTCATCTTTGTTAAAAACAACAAACAACTCATTCGTGTCGATTTAAAAACTCAAGAACACAGCACACTTTACGAAGTCGCAAAAGGCTGGATTGGTTATGGCACTTGGGTACCTAACTCAGCGTGCACTAAAGTGGTTGGCATCGAAATCAAAGACACAGATTACATTGAGTTGGACAGTTGGGAAAAATTTGCTCAACTTTACCATCAAAGCCCTCGCTGTCGATTAATTTCCATCGACCTACAAACAGGTCAGCGTAATGTAGTCTATGAAGAAAATATCTGGCTTGGCCATCCGCTGTATCGTCCAAATGACGATAATACCGTGGCCTTTTGTCATGAGGGCCCTCATGATTTAGTAGAAACTCGAATGTGGATGGTTGATGAAAACGGTGACAATCTGCGCAAAGTCTACGAACAGAACCAAGACGAATCCTGTACTCACGAATTCTTTGTGCCTGATGGTTCTAAAATGATGTTCGTGTCCTACCGTCCCAATACCAACAAACGTGAACTTTGCTCCGTGGATGCCAACACACTGGAATTCAAAGTGGAAACCGAAATGCCGGCTTGCAGTCACTTAATGAGTAATTATGACGGCAGCCTAGTGGTTGGCGATGGTTCAGGCACCCCAGTGGATGTTACTGACACTTCTGGGCACACCATAGAGAACGACCCAAATCTTTATGTGATTGATCTAAATACAGATTCTATCAAGGCTATCGCTGAGCACAACACCAGTTGGGCAGTGTTGAACGGTGATCGCCAAATCAATCACCCGCATCCTTCTTTTACGCCTGACAATCAATCAGTGTTATATGGATCCGATGTGAATGGCTCACCAGCAGTTTACATGGCTAGTATTTCTTAGTGAGAGAAATAGCTAAAGGAAAGTGAAGTTTTGAGGCTCAAACGAGTCTCACCATGAGTGTTACTCTCTGTAAGAGTTTTGCCCAGTTAGGATACTAACTGGGCTTTTTTAGCACAAGTTATTCCACTGTCACAGATTTCGCCAGATTACGAGGTTGATCCACATCGGTTCCTTTCACCACAGCCACATGATAAGACAAGAGTTGCAAAGGAATAGTGTGCACTATGGGTTCCAAAATGGCTTCCACTTTCGGCACTTCTGAGAAGGTCACATTACCCTCGTTGTGCAAGTCTGTATCCTTGTCCGCAAATACATACAATTCACCACCACGGGCAGTCACTTCCTGTAAGTTAGATTTGATTTTATCCAACATATCGTTATGCGGCACTAAGGTGATGATAGGCATATCCTCGTCCACTAATGCCAATGGGCCATGCTTTAATTCTCCGGCTGGGTAGGCTTCTGCGTGAATGTAGGAAATTTCTTTGAGCTTTAGGGAGCCTTCTAAAGCTATGGGGAACATGGCACCACGACCAAGGAACAAAGCATTATGCTTATTAGCAAATTTGTCCGCAATCTGCTTAATATGATTGTCCTGCGATAGAGCCGTATCCACATGAGCA
The window above is part of the Marinomonas sp. THO17 genome. Proteins encoded here:
- a CDS encoding bifunctional rhamnulose-1-phosphate aldolase/short-chain dehydrogenase: MSTNLLANLWNDADASLMSEPELLQYRSNLLGSDMRVTNYGGGNTSAKLQMNDPLTGQTTSVLWVKGSGGDIGSMGLEGFSTLYMDKLNQLLPLYRGVEFEDEMVAYLPHCTFNLNSRAASIDTPLHAYLPYLHVDHLHPDAVIAIAASKNSQQLTKEIFNGEIGWLPWRRPGFQLGMDLHKIATENPHLKGVVLESHGLFTWANDNKECYLNSLNIINKAQSWLEQKSAGKATFGGERFTSLSEDKRRQVVARLMPLIRGKTSKKQRQIGHFNACDEVLQFVNSMDLDRLAKLGTSCPDHFLRTKIRPFVVAYDPQKDNLDEVIKSLDKSLADYRDDYAGYYQRCKHDNSPAMRDPNPVIYLIPGVGMLSFAKDKATARIAGEFYVNAINVMRGADSVSEYVGLPEQEAFDIEYWLLEEAKLQRMPKPKSLAGHIALVTGGAGGIGLATAKRLATEGANIVLMDIDEEALTVAKNELSNEFGKDCAASIKMDVTQEEDVVQAVKHCALAFGGLDIVVSNAGIASSAPLEETSLELWNKNQSILSTGYFLVAREAFSLLKQQNMGGNMVFIASKNGLVASANASAYCVAKAAEIQLSRCVALEGAPLGIRSNVVNPDAVLRGSKIWTGKWKEERASAYQLSTDDLEEHYRQRSMLKLNVLPEDIAEAIYFFASAASAKSTGNILNVDAGHAPSFTR
- the rhaI gene encoding L-rhamnose catabolism isomerase — its product is MTLLIDQNLLQEQNTKTASALNTDYNALAEKLGRSGIQIDTILEQAKQFSVALPSWGVGTGGTRFARFPGQGEPRNIFEKLDDCSVIQQLSQATPAVSLHIPWDRPKDPKELRQYAEQYGLHFDAMNSNTFQDQIGQKESYKFGSLTHTNKAVREQAIAHNIDVVELGQKLGSKALTVWVGDGSNFPGQQDFKNSFSHYLDSIKTVYNSLPNDWNMLLEHKIFEPAFYSTVIQDWGSNYLAAKETGERCLSLVDLGHHAPNVNIEMIVSRLAQFGKLGGFHFNDSKYGDDDLDSGSINPYQLFLIFNELTNIRAQNPAYSPFYMLDQSHNVTDPIESLMYSAAEVQRAFVKSLLVDRQALSQYQEDNDPMMAQATLKAAYNLDVEPILQMARQQKGGAIDPIACYRHSKYRQRCAKQRPIDPNSSGSGIV
- a CDS encoding pectinesterase family protein, producing MENYHAWVSPKAKMGAFTSIQQALDAAPQDDSLYRIYLAAGEYQESFSISRDHVEIIGAGKDKTHIYESICAGMLKDSGKLVSTLGSRIVAINAQQVSVKHLSISNRWDYIANVKKQVSDSTKIHHPQAVALLLTENSKDIQLEHLCLDSFQDTFCTLGGKSQLKQCVIKGNIDFIFGSGHALFEKCELVCKAYPTTSKVMGYVSAPSTSKLNEVGLVFLRCSVVRENIDVKVGSYALGRPWHPTKDFHDGRYADPDAIGYAAFIECYLDDHIYGWDKMHGLDKNGDKRFFYPDTDARFYERNNTGPGAQRRA
- a CDS encoding RpiB/LacA/LacB family sugar-phosphate isomerase; its protein translation is MKIALMMENSQAGKNAIILEQLNDVAGGLNHDVYNVGMSDEKDHHLTYIHLGIMASILLNAKAVDFVVAGCGTGQGAMMSLNAHPGVVCGYCLEPSDAFLFNQINNGNAIAMAFAKGFGWAAELNARYIFEKAFTGPRGEGYPVERKEPQVRNAGILNQVKAATMKDNYLDTLKAMDPELVTTAVTGKRFQQCLFENGQSPEIEAYVRSLIE
- a CDS encoding cupin domain-containing protein — protein: MFVYNKEVPLEDLGDGVSRKIMAYSDNIMTVEVHFEKGAVGPLHNHPHEQLTYVLSGKFEFTIGDETRIVSQGDTLYKEPNVMHGCVCLEPGILLDNFTPMRKDFLGLEDSYYKKQDS
- the kdgR gene encoding DNA-binding transcriptional regulator KdgR, whose translation is MSKEENSHQQIEPVSSVMKVFAILNALAEKKSSGVTELSQKVMTSKSTVYRFLQTMKMLGVVSQEGEDDRYSLTLKLFETGAKALEHVDLVSLTEPHMTRIGELTKEALHLGIRDHDSIMYIYKVDAQYNLRMQSRIGGRNPLYSTAIGKVLLAERPESYIREIFKGIDFVPSTAKTHRSIESLLVELEEVKKQGFGMDNEEQEEGLRCIAAPIYDRLGNVVAGLSLSFPTLRYTQEKFETYTSLLKEAAAQVSEKLGYVKAA
- a CDS encoding oligogalacturonate lyase family protein, translating into MPLGQLLSLPFKHAKDAKTGASISQITPDNFICNRNYFYQKCFTNDGNKLLLAGNFDQNRNYHLFDLEEETALQLTEGSGDNVFGGFLTSQDDALIFVKNNKQLIRVDLKTQEHSTLYEVAKGWIGYGTWVPNSACTKVVGIEIKDTDYIELDSWEKFAQLYHQSPRCRLISIDLQTGQRNVVYEENIWLGHPLYRPNDDNTVAFCHEGPHDLVETRMWMVDENGDNLRKVYEQNQDESCTHEFFVPDGSKMMFVSYRPNTNKRELCSVDANTLEFKVETEMPACSHLMSNYDGSLVVGDGSGTPVDVTDTSGHTIENDPNLYVIDLNTDSIKAIAEHNTSWAVLNGDRQINHPHPSFTPDNQSVLYGSDVNGSPAVYMASIS